One Nicotiana sylvestris chromosome 12, ASM39365v2, whole genome shotgun sequence genomic window carries:
- the LOC138883764 gene encoding uncharacterized protein, with translation MKQTLMAWGDTSGESEYETTAGDRSMMAVEGKKNEYDSTFALMAQSNDDEDDDNKEVNFRDVQRNLISYSPKKPMSLASVLIDAYHSLMEDRDSLTLELGNAEQTRDDLVAVVIDHKETIENFKEERNNLLVVIADLRETIERPETISKPENFGKGKEIASEEHIRLENELKTVRTRRCVEIEKNKHLQTNLEKVKNDLEKFLKWTWSSEAITAMYTENGENRQRIGFQREKTPYNPHSKCITVSDNWLCTHCGNNGHFKENCQAMGIVKGSDQQWFRDSGCSKHMTGNTMDFFSLKALQEGSVSFGNGKKGYILGVIKVGKSLTHSIEIEYYVNSLKYSLLSVSQICDKGNKVEFLSKICTVTDLVTGKVVLVAKRYKNIYVADFESLQSGDLSCLKSVDDDVELTKDETFEVFVAFVKKIQVKMESRVAYIRSYHGTEFDNAKFDEFCNENVITHNFSAPRTPQQNGVVERKNRTLEEMARTMCMIRSLLNKTPYELLNGRKPKLTHLRSFRCKCYVLNNRKDQFGKFDAKSDEGIYLGYSSQSNAYKIYNK, from the exons ATGAAACAGACTCTTATGGCATGGGGAGATACCTCTGGTGAGTCTGAATATGAAACTACTGCTGGTGATAGATCAATGATGGCAGTTGAAGGCAAGAAAAATGAATATGACTCAACCtttgctttgatggcccaatcaaatgatgatgaagacgatgacaacaaggaggtaaattttagggatgttcagagaaatctgataTCCTACTCTCCTAAGAAACCCATGTCTTTAGCTAGTGTgttgattgatgcctatcatagtcttATGGAGGATAGGGATTCCCTGACCTTAGAACTAGGAAAtgctgaacaaactagagatgactTAGTGGCTGTAGTCATTGACCATAAGGAAACTATTGAAAACTTCAAAGAGGAAAGAAATAATCTCTTGGTAGTAATTGCAgacctaagggaaacaatagAGAGACCAGAGACTATTTCAAAAcctgaaaattttggaaaaggaaaagagatagccagtgaggaacacattagACTTGAAAATGAGTTGAAAACTGTGAGAACTAGGAGGTgtgttgaaattgagaaaaacaagCACCTCCAAACTAATCTGGAAAaagtaaaaaatgatcttgaaaagttcctcaagtggacctggtcttcagaagctatcactgccatgtacactgaaaatggtgaaaacaggcagagaatagggttccaaagggagaaaactccttacaaccctcacagtaAATGCATCACTGTTTCTGATAACTGGctttgtacccactgtgggaacaatgggcactttaaagaaaattgccaggccatg GGAATAGTGAAAGGAAGCGATCAACAATGGTTCAGggatagtgggtgttcaaagcacatgactgggaacactATGGACTTtttttcactaaaagccctgcaagaagggagtgtatcctttggaaatgggaaaaaggggtacattcttggagttatAAAAGTCGGaaagtcactcactcattctattgaaatTGAGTACTATGTCAATAgccttaagtacagtctcttgagtgtctctcagatctgtgataaaggaaacaaggtggaattcttaTCTAAGATATGTACAGTTACTGATCTGGTAACTGGTAaagtggtacttgtggccaaaagatacaagaacatctatgttgctgatttcgagtccttacaaagtggtgatctgagttgtctgaaatctgttgatgatgatgttgaact aactaaagatgaaacctttgaggtgtttgtggcctttgtgaagaaaattcaagtgaagatggagtctagagtcgcATACATTAGGTCATATCAtggaacagaatttgacaatgccaaatttgatgagttttgcaatgaaaatgtcatcactcacaacttctcagctccaaGAACTCctcagcaaaatggagtagtggaaaggaagaacagaactctAGAAGAAATGGCAAGAACCAT gtgcatgatcagatccctcctgaacaaaaccccatatgagctgctaaatggaaggaaacccaagctgactcacctaagatCATTTaggtgcaaatgctatgttctcaataatAGAAAGGATCAGTTTGGTAAAttcgatgccaagagtgatgaaggaatatatttgggctactcttctcaaagcaatGCATACAAGATATACAATAAGtag
- the LOC104241820 gene encoding protein N-terminal and lysine N-methyltransferase efm7, which yields MDAALFSPSSLFGGNSSDEENTETQQNVERRHQFPGMELLIQEFSFHQLNANLLWPGTFAFAEWLAQHTSWFRGRRIIELGSGTGALAIFLRKSFELDITTSDYDDPDIEENIAHNCRANGVLPALPHIRHSWGDVFPIADPDWDLIIASDILLYVKQYENLVKTLCFLLKSYKPKVNETGSRNSEEKDMCPLPRPAFLMSWRRRIGKEDESIFFTGCEKAGLEVNHLGSRVYCIKLKEPSAIEAV from the exons ATGGATGCTGCTCTGTTTTCTCCTTCTTCCCTCTTCGGCGGCAACTCCTCTG atgAAGAGAACACGGAGACCCAGCAAAATGTGGAGAGGAGGCACCAGTTCCCTGGAATG GAGTTGCTCATCCAAGAATTCTCTTTTCACCAGCTGAATGCTAATTTACTTTGGCCTGGTACATTTGCGTTTGCAGAATGGCTTGCACAGCATACATCCTGGTTTAGAGGGCGACGCATAATTGAGCTGGGCAG TGGGACTGGAGCTTTGGCCATCTTCTTGAGAAAATCATTTGAACTGGATATTACAACGTCGGACTATGATGATCCAGATATTGAAGAGAACATAGCACATAATTGTCGGGCGAACGGCGTTTTACCAGCCCTTCCTCACATAAGGC ATTCATGGGGAGATGTGTTTCCAATAGCTGATCCAGACTGGGACCTCATAATCGCAAGTGATATCCTACTAT ATGTTAAACAATATGAGAACTTGGTAAAGACCCTATGCTTTCTCTTGAAATCCTACAAGCCAAAAGTTAATGAAACAGGTTCCAGAAATAGTGAAGAAAAGG ATATGTGCCCATTGCCCCGGCCAGCTTTCTTAATGAGCTGGAGGCGCAGAATAGGGAAAGAAGACGAGTCAATCTTTTTCACAGGATGTGAAAAGGCCGGTCTTGAAGTAAACCATTTGGGATCCCGTGTGTATTGCATTAAGCTCAAAGAACCGAGTGCCATTGAAGCAGTATAA
- the LOC104241819 gene encoding cis-prenyltransferase 4, chloroplastic-like has translation MVLSLQHQQLFHSPTGFSSLPKSITNHPLISLKLPTRLSNNPLAFAQNAATSHIDTAKAALLPPPLRKELMPNHVAVIMDGNRRWAKMKGLPIALGYEAGVRAFRNLIQLCCNWGISVLTVFAFSSQNWFRPKMEVDFLMGLFERGLKNELEEFGRAGIRVSIIGDSSKLPKSLQDLIDEAVKTTKENSRLHLVVAVNYSGQYDVVQACQNIAEKVKDGIIEPKDVDSFLVEQELQTNCTGFPCPDLLIRTSGEQRLSNFLLWQLAYTELFFSHSHWPDFGETEFLEALCSFQQRQRRYGAQSS, from the exons ATGGTGTTATCCCTCCAGCACCAGCAACTCTTCCATTCGCCCACCGGATTTAGCTCTCTACCAAAATCAATAACTAACCACCCTCTAATCTCCCTCAAACTACCAACAAGACTATCTAATAATCCACTTGCCTTTGCTCAAAACGCCGCCACAAGCCACATCGACACTGCGAAAGCAGCCTTATTGCCTCCGCCACTGAGGAAAGAATTAATGCCGAACCATGTTGCGGTGATAATGGATGGGAATAGACGGTGGGCTAAAATGAAAGGGTTGCCTATTGCCTTAGGTTACGAAGCGGGTGTTCGAGCATTTAGGAATCTTATTCAGCTGTGTTGCAATTGGGGAATTAGTGTTCTTACTGTCTTTGCTTTTTCCTCCCAAAATTGGTTCCGTCCAAAG ATGGAAGTTGATTTTTTGATGGGCTTGTTCGAAAGAGGGCTGAAAAATGAACTTGAAGAGTTTGGGAG AGCAGGGATTCGGGTGTCTATAATTGGAGACTCCAGTAAGCTCCCCAAGTCATTACAGGACTTAATAGATGAAGCTGTAAAGACTACTAAGGAAAATTCACGGCTTCACCTCGTAGTTGCAGTCAACTACAGTGGACAGTATGATGTTGTCCAAGCTTGTCAAAACATTGCTGAAAAAGTGAAGGATGGCATTATTGAACCCAAAGACGTAGATAGTTTCCTAGTAGAGCAGGAGTTACAAACAAACTGTACTGGTTTTCCGTGTCCTGATTTACTTATAAGGACTAGCGGGGAGCAGAGACTTAGCAATTTCTTACTCTGGCAATTGGCCTACACTGAACTGTTCTTTTCACATTCACATTGGCCTGACTTTGGAGAAACTGAATTTTTGGAGGCTTTATGTTCCTTCCAGCAAAGGCAGAGGCGCTATGGTGCACAGAGTTCCTAG